Proteins encoded together in one Lathamus discolor isolate bLatDis1 chromosome 3, bLatDis1.hap1, whole genome shotgun sequence window:
- the EAF2 gene encoding ELL-associated factor 2, whose protein sequence is MNAAVPSVFDPKGQVLKLGETFEKQPRCAFHTVRYDFKPASIDMSCEGDLEVGKGEQVTITLPNIEGSTPPVTVFKGSKKPYLKECILIFNHDTGECRLEKLSSNITVKKTRAEGSSKVQSRIEQQQQQMRNATKVPNNVKNSPPKEKMFPSSPMDDIERELKAEASIMDQLSSSDSSSDSKSSSSSSSSENSSSDSEDEETKPSLPMSMPYLQPQPTVSAIPQQAVPDKDASHNRSQESSGHMMNTLRNDLQLSESGSDSDD, encoded by the exons ATGAACGCAGCCGTCCCGTCGGTTTTTGACCCGAAGGGACAGGTGTTGAAGCTGGGCGAGACCTTCGAGAAGCAGCCCCGCTGCGCTTTCCACACAGTCCGTT ATGACTTTAAGCCGGCATCTATTGATATGTCCTGTGAAGGAGACCTTGAAGTTGGCAAAGGTGAACAGGTGACAATAACACTGCCGAATATTGAG GGCTCAACTCCACCAGTGACTGTGTTCAAGGGTTCAAAGAAGCCGTACCTGAAAGAATGTATTCTAATTTTCAACCATGACACTGGAGAATGTCGTCTAGAGAAACTTAGTAGCAACATCACTGTGAAAAAAACCAG AGCTGAAGGAAGCAGTAAAGTCCAGTCTCGTatagagcagcaacagcagcaaatgcGAAATGCAACTAAGGTTCCAAACAATGTTAAAAATTCTCCAccaaaagaaaagatgtttcCATCTTCTCCTATGGATGATATTGAACGAG AGCTAAAAGCAGAAGCCAGTATCATGGACCAGCTGAGTAGCTCTGACAGTTCATCTGACTCTAAAAGTTCTTCATCCTCTTCAAGTAGTGAAAATAGTTCTAGTGATTCTGAAGATGAGGAAACGAAGCCCTCTCTTCCTATGTCAATGCCATATCTGCAGCCACAGCCTACTGTGTCTGCCATACCACAACAGGCTGTCCCCGACAAAGATGCCAGTCATAACAGATCCCAAGAGAGCAGTGGTCATATGATGAATACACTAC GAAATGACTTGCAGCTGAGTGAATCTGGAAGCGATAGTGATGACTGA
- the IQCB1 gene encoding IQ calmodulin-binding motif-containing protein 1 isoform X1 yields the protein MANAPRAGLVAADPRVLALAAQVTESREQDIPLLLLKLKEILSSASLGSEESKKIKQDIYSYDLTQYCMLVLRQDHFRLHGGWATAAQLAEILSHCCVGLEAKEDPEEFHKKFLPSAIDSLLVLGRRLQARFIRAIKDEEKQDFLRWFQTVTDAICWLLGGHIQLAACVLQNGHFLQLLITDDVETGILMMSVLHKLLKVNSSVLLQVDEETLHSVLDELVYKLSATTNPVIGNAATKLLLVVAKFCKQLVKLLTTRYKGLKGLLSKQWTGKGFDRDLSQLLDLLYLEQSNGKGEMQRQHRAACIIQAMWRGFQTRKRLKKLPQAVTTLQRSFRAKREQELQYLKKQKEDEALKLQMQLQRQRAMRLFHERQLALLKIVHASQVDKYMEEMEGKSALTIQRFWRGYRARRNFHQQRQSLKEYKAAVVIQRAACKFLEKRRRRRSLSPWKYPKGLTDEQRLALQQKVDDYIKLHPASQMSEERSKELHMQAQEKLAQFLLRSRLDQRAAQRRETLLVQVNTDVELLMNAPGLAETTEKDLDVFMSRSVPVATKARQSHNTMLKYTRWPWWKKLGDEFMEDDVIPDDDLNAELGTLFIGGRKCC from the exons ATGGCCAACgcgcccagggcagggctggtaGCTGCCGACCCCCGGGTACTGGCCTTAGCTGCTCAGGTCACCGAGAGCAGAGAACAGGACATCCCCCTGCTACTTCTAAAGTTAAAGG AAATTTTAAGTAGTGCCTCCTTGGGATCTGAAGAatcaaaaaaaattaaacaagatATATACAGTTATGATCTTACTCAGTACTGTATGCTGGTCCTTAGACAAGACCACTTTCGGCTGCATGGAGGCTGGGCTACTGCTGCCCAGCTAGCAGAGATACTAAG TCATTGTTGTGTAGGACTAGAGGCGAAAGAAGATCCTGAAGAATTTCACAAGAAATTTCTTCCTTCAGCTATAGACAGCCTGCTGGTTTTGGGAAGACGCCTGCAAGCACGATTTATCCGAGCAATCAAG GATGAAGAAAAACAGGACTTTTTACGCTGGTTCCAAACAGTAACTGATGCCATCTGCTGGCTGCTTGGTGGGCATATTCAACTAGCAGCATGTG taCTGCAAAATGGTCACTTCCTGCAGTTGTTAATAACAGATGATGTTGAAACAGGAATTCTAATGATGTCTGTTTTACACAAACTTTTGAAGGTCAATAG ttctGTCTTGCTTCAGGTTGATGAAGAGACCCTTCACTCTGTTTTGGATGAACTTGTTTATAAGCTTTCAGCTACCACCAATCCTGTCATAGGAAATGCTGCTACAAAACTGCTATTGGTAGTGGCAAAATTTTGCAAGCAGCTTGTGAAGTTACTCACAACTCGCTACAAAG GATTAAAAGGGCTTTTAAGTAAACAGTGGACTGGCAAAGGATTTGACAGGGATCTAAGTCAACTTTTGGATCTGCTGTACTTGGAACAATctaatggaaaaggagaaatgcaG AGGCAGCATCGAGCAGCTTGTATAATCCAGGCTATGTGGAGGGGATTTCAGACaagaaaaaggctgaaaaaactACCCCAAGCTGTGACTACTTTACAAAGAAGCTTCAG AGCCAAACGGGAACAGGAGCTGCAGtatttgaaaaagcagaaggaagatgaGGCTCTAAAACTGCAAATGCAACTTCAGAGACAGAGGGCCATGAGACTGTTCCATGAACGCCAGCTGGCCTTACTGAAAATAGTCCACGCCA GTCAGGTAGATAAGTAcatggaggaaatggagggGAAATCAGCATTAACTATCCAGAGATTCTGGCGAGGATATAGAGCAAGAAGAAATTTCCATCAACAGAGACAATCTCTTAAGGAGTATAAAGCAGCTGTTGTCATCCAGAGAGCA GCTTGTAAATTCCTGGAAAAACGAAGAAGGAGGAGATCTCTTTCTCCTTGGAAATATCCCAAGGGACTGACTGATGAGCAGAGACTAGCTTTGCAGCAGAAGGTGGATGACTACATCAAATTGCATCCG GCTTCCCAAATGTCAGAAGAAAGGAGTAAAGAATTACATATGCAGGCCCAGGAAAAGCTGGCACAGTTCCTGCTGAGGAGCAGACTGGATCAGAGAGCAGCTCAGCGAAGAGAGACGTTGCTGGTTCAGGTCAACACTGATGTGGAGCTATTAATGA ATGCTCCAGGGTTAGCAGAGACCACAGAAAAAGATCTTGATGTCTTTATGAGTCGATCAGTTCCTGTAGCTACCAAGGCAAGACAATCACACAACACTATGCTGAAATACACTCGCTGGCCATGGTGGAAGAAGCTTGGAGATGAGTTTATGGAGGATGATGTCATTCCTGATGATGATCTGAATGCAGAACTGGGAACTCTATTTATTGGTGGAAGGAAATGCTGTTAG
- the IQCB1 gene encoding IQ calmodulin-binding motif-containing protein 1 isoform X2 — translation MANAPRAGLVAADPRVLALAAQVTESREQDIPLLLLKLKEILSSASLGSEESKKIKQDIYSYDLTQYCMLVLRQDHFRLHGGWATAAQLAEILSHCCVGLEAKEDPEEFHKKFLPSAIDSLLVLGRRLQARFIRAIKDEEKQDFLRWFQTVTDAICWLLGGHIQLAACVLQNGHFLQLLITDDVETGILMMSVLHKLLKVNSSVLLQVDEETLHSVLDELVYKLSATTNPVIGNAATKLLLVVAKFCKQLVKLLTTRYKGLKGLLSKQWTGKGFDRDLSQLLDLLYLEQSNGKGEMQRQHRAACIIQAMWRGFQTRKRLKKLPQAVTTLQRSFRAKREQELQYLKKQKEDEALKLQMQLQRQRAMRLFHERQLALLKIVHASQVDKYMEEMEGKSALTIQRFWRGYRARRNFHQQRQSLKEYKAAVVIQRAASQMSEERSKELHMQAQEKLAQFLLRSRLDQRAAQRRETLLVQVNTDVELLMNAPGLAETTEKDLDVFMSRSVPVATKARQSHNTMLKYTRWPWWKKLGDEFMEDDVIPDDDLNAELGTLFIGGRKCC, via the exons ATGGCCAACgcgcccagggcagggctggtaGCTGCCGACCCCCGGGTACTGGCCTTAGCTGCTCAGGTCACCGAGAGCAGAGAACAGGACATCCCCCTGCTACTTCTAAAGTTAAAGG AAATTTTAAGTAGTGCCTCCTTGGGATCTGAAGAatcaaaaaaaattaaacaagatATATACAGTTATGATCTTACTCAGTACTGTATGCTGGTCCTTAGACAAGACCACTTTCGGCTGCATGGAGGCTGGGCTACTGCTGCCCAGCTAGCAGAGATACTAAG TCATTGTTGTGTAGGACTAGAGGCGAAAGAAGATCCTGAAGAATTTCACAAGAAATTTCTTCCTTCAGCTATAGACAGCCTGCTGGTTTTGGGAAGACGCCTGCAAGCACGATTTATCCGAGCAATCAAG GATGAAGAAAAACAGGACTTTTTACGCTGGTTCCAAACAGTAACTGATGCCATCTGCTGGCTGCTTGGTGGGCATATTCAACTAGCAGCATGTG taCTGCAAAATGGTCACTTCCTGCAGTTGTTAATAACAGATGATGTTGAAACAGGAATTCTAATGATGTCTGTTTTACACAAACTTTTGAAGGTCAATAG ttctGTCTTGCTTCAGGTTGATGAAGAGACCCTTCACTCTGTTTTGGATGAACTTGTTTATAAGCTTTCAGCTACCACCAATCCTGTCATAGGAAATGCTGCTACAAAACTGCTATTGGTAGTGGCAAAATTTTGCAAGCAGCTTGTGAAGTTACTCACAACTCGCTACAAAG GATTAAAAGGGCTTTTAAGTAAACAGTGGACTGGCAAAGGATTTGACAGGGATCTAAGTCAACTTTTGGATCTGCTGTACTTGGAACAATctaatggaaaaggagaaatgcaG AGGCAGCATCGAGCAGCTTGTATAATCCAGGCTATGTGGAGGGGATTTCAGACaagaaaaaggctgaaaaaactACCCCAAGCTGTGACTACTTTACAAAGAAGCTTCAG AGCCAAACGGGAACAGGAGCTGCAGtatttgaaaaagcagaaggaagatgaGGCTCTAAAACTGCAAATGCAACTTCAGAGACAGAGGGCCATGAGACTGTTCCATGAACGCCAGCTGGCCTTACTGAAAATAGTCCACGCCA GTCAGGTAGATAAGTAcatggaggaaatggagggGAAATCAGCATTAACTATCCAGAGATTCTGGCGAGGATATAGAGCAAGAAGAAATTTCCATCAACAGAGACAATCTCTTAAGGAGTATAAAGCAGCTGTTGTCATCCAGAGAGCA GCTTCCCAAATGTCAGAAGAAAGGAGTAAAGAATTACATATGCAGGCCCAGGAAAAGCTGGCACAGTTCCTGCTGAGGAGCAGACTGGATCAGAGAGCAGCTCAGCGAAGAGAGACGTTGCTGGTTCAGGTCAACACTGATGTGGAGCTATTAATGA ATGCTCCAGGGTTAGCAGAGACCACAGAAAAAGATCTTGATGTCTTTATGAGTCGATCAGTTCCTGTAGCTACCAAGGCAAGACAATCACACAACACTATGCTGAAATACACTCGCTGGCCATGGTGGAAGAAGCTTGGAGATGAGTTTATGGAGGATGATGTCATTCCTGATGATGATCTGAATGCAGAACTGGGAACTCTATTTATTGGTGGAAGGAAATGCTGTTAG